One window of the Salvelinus alpinus chromosome 13, SLU_Salpinus.1, whole genome shotgun sequence genome contains the following:
- the LOC139537336 gene encoding E3 ubiquitin-protein ligase RNF167-like: MLGLWCMGARLGVLTLALCCTLAPLPAHAYIYAHYSNMTNMLFEDLPAFFGSSLPKEGLMGVLVESRPLNGCTPIEPPPPLPTSSDPNTTTTKYIVLIRRYDCNFDIKVLHAQQAGFSAAIVHNMYSETLLNMNYSNETIAEEIEIPSVFTSYYASKILRTFIIPEQGAYVILKPEFAFPLSYYLIPFTGIVGMIILVMVVILIVRCVQYRKRMRKYRLTKEQLKRIPIHKFIKGDEYDVCAICLDEYEEGDKLRVLPCAHAYHSKCVDPWLTGTKKTCPVCKQRVTRPNPEYSESESEDDGAPRADQEGAEGEADTERTPLLRPSNPGSPSGNPGAYSATVTTVTTAQCLGSPGHSDSPILEYEGYYSPQEESDSDTEEEGMDSHPSDDDTAQLIVRGAVGV; encoded by the exons ATGTTGGGTCTGTGGTGCATGGGTGCCCGACTGGGCGTTCTCACTCTGGCGCTGTGCTGCACACTGGCTCCCTTACCTGCACACGCATACATCTATGCT cATTACAGCAATATGACCAACATGTTGTTTGAGGACCTGCCTGCCTTTTTTGGATCATCACTACCCAAAGAAGGACTTATG GGTGTGTTAGTAGAGTCACGACCACTCAACGGCTGCACTCCGATAGAACCCCCACCACCACTGCCCACATCTAGTGATCCCAACACGACCACTACTAAGTACATAGTCCTCATCCGACGCTATGACTGCAATTTTGATATCAAG GTGCTGCATGCACAGCAAGCTGGATTCAGTGCAGCCATTGTTCACAACATGTACTCAGAGACTCTACTCAACATGAACTACAGCAATG aaACTATTGCAGAGGAGATTGAGATCCCCTCTGTATTCACCAGCTACTACGCCTCCAAAATTCTCAGGACCTTCATCATTCCTGAACAAGG GGCCTATGTGATCCTCAAGCCGGAGTTTGCCTTCCCACTCTCATACTATCTCATCCCCTTCACTGGAATAGTGGGCATGATCATCCTTGTGATGGTTGTCATCCTG ATTGTGCGCTGTGTGCAGTACAGGAAAAGGATGAGGAAATATAGGCTGACTAAGGAACAGCTGAAGAGGATCCCCATTCACAAGTTCATTAAAG GTGATGAATATGATGTTTGTGCTATTTGTCTGGATGAGTATGAAGAGGGTGACAAACTGCGAGTTTTGCCTTGCGCACACG CGTACCACAGCAAGTGTGTGGACCCCTGGCTTACAGGGACTAAGAAAACTTGCCCTGTGTGTAAACAACGCGTAACCCGACCTAATCCAGAGTATTCTGAGTCCGAGTCTGAGGATGATGGGGCACCTCGTGCAGACCAGGAGGGGGCAGAGGGTGAAGCTGACACTGAGCGCACCCCTCTGCTCCGCCCCTCCAACCCAGGCTCCCCTTCTGGCAACCCAGGGGCCTACTCTGCCACTGTCACCACTGTAACCACCGCCCAGTGCCTAGGCTCCCCCGGTCACAGCGACTCGCCCATCCTGGAGTACGAGGGCTACTACTCCCCTCAGGAGGAGTCAGACTCTGATACCGAGGAAGAGGGGATGGACTCCCACCCCTCAGATGATGACACTGCCCAGCTCATTGTTAGGGGTGCAGTGGGGGTCTGA
- the LOC139537337 gene encoding serrate RNA effector molecule homolog isoform X1, producing the protein MADSDDEYDRRRRDKFRRERSDNYDRSREREERRRDDWNDRRPSAREWDRGRERRSRGEYRDYERGRRERFSPPRHDMSPQQKRMRRDWDDHGGDPYHGGYDLGYGGGGGPSYAPPQPWGHPDLHLMQPHHGIPIQARLGNIHDMDLGLPPPVMKSFKEFLLSLDDSVDETEAVKRYNEYKIDFRRQQMQDFFLAHKDEEWFRSKYHPDEAGRRKAEAHSGLQNRLNVYIFLMENGWFDTVSLDMEKAQAIMKVLDAAVIKMEGGTDHDLRILELPSEEEEERERADRAAAVGPGTEPPKKEEPKDKNQDNDRKPPADKENGESDACSTEKGANGGGEAAAEESEGEEKGEKEVKSKEVVPEPKKLSKKRKRKHSGDSEDEASASESDSDSDSNSHHSSDKNAEKEDEGEEKEEGEDKDDEEKEEGEDKDEEEEEGEADGKKSKEEKPKERAREREKQEEKKPKEDQPLRPRPLHRTCSLFMRSIAPTISKAEIIALCRRYPGFMRVCLSDPQPERRFFRRCWVTFDRSVNIKETCWNLQNIRLRDCELAPGVNRDLARRVRNINGITQHKQVLRNDIKLSAKLIHSLDDRGRLWSQKARGDNVSAVEMAAQNPILKNITDYLIEEVSAEEEELLGSVGGADAEDGSKEGNPAEITVERDDTLVKVLDRLLFYLRIVHSIDYYNNCEYPSEDEMPNRCGMIHVRGPIPPNRITHGEVLEWQKTFEERLSPLFSVKEKLSEEEAGKMGRKDPEHEVEKFVSANTQELGKDKWLCPLSGKKFKGPEFVRKHILNKHGDKIDEVKKEVVFFNNFLMDAKRPSLPEMKPPPPPGPGQGVLSPGMPFPPQGLMGFGPGQPRPPVMGYGGGPPYPPNQYGGGRGNYDNFRGQGGGYPGKPRNNRMSRGDPRNIIEYRDLDAPDDMDFF; encoded by the exons ATGGCGGACAGTGATGATGAATATGATCGCAGAAGGAGAGACAAGTTCCGTCGTGAGAGGAGCGACAACTATGACCGCtcccgagagagagaggaaaggcgTAGGGATGACTGGAATGACA GGCGCCCATCTGCAAGGGAGTGGGACAGGGGCAGGGAGCGGCGTAGCCGGGGGGAGTATCGGGACTACGAGAGAGGTCGCAGGGAGAGGTTCTCCCCACCCAGGCACGACATGAGTCCCCAACAGAAACGCATGAGGAGAGATTG GGATGACCATGGAGGAGATCCCTACCATGGTGGGTATGACTTGGGCTACGGTGGTGGCGGAGGCCCCAGCTACGCCCCTCCACAGCCTTGGGGCCACCCTGACCTTCATCTCATGCAGCCTCACCATGGCATACCCATCCAGGCAAG GCTAGGAAACATCCATGATATGGATCTCGGCCTGCCACCTCCAGTGATGAAGAGCTTTAAGGAGTTCCTTCTGTCCCTTGATGACTCTGTGGATGAGACCGAGGCAGTCAAACGTTATAATGAGTACAAGATAGACTTCCGACGGCAGCAGATGCAGGACTTCTTCCTTGCGCACAAAGATGAAGAGTG GTTCAGATCCAAATACCACCCGGATGAGGCGGGCCGGCGGAAGGCTGAGGCCCACAGTGGCTTGCAGAACCGGCTGAATGTCTACATATTCCTGATGGAGAACGGCTGGTTCGACACCGTCTCCCTGGACATGGAGAAGGCCCAGGCCATCATGAAGGTCTTGGATGCAG CGGTgataaagatggagggagggacagatcaTGACCTGCGTATATTGGAGCTGCCgtctgaggaggaagaggagagggagagagctgacAGGGCGGCAGCTGTTGGTCCTGGAACTGAACCCCCCAAAAAAGAGGAGCCCAAGGATAAGAATCAGGACAATGACCGCAAACCCCCAGCCGACAAAGAGAAT GGGGAGAGTGATGCCTGCAGCACGGAGAAGGGTGCAAACGGTGGTGGTGAAGCAGCAgcagaagagagtgagggagaagagaaaggagaaaaaGAGGTGAAAAGCAAAGAAGTTGTGCCTGAGCCTAAGAAG CTGAGTAAGAAGAGGAAGCGGAAGCACAGTGgagacagtgaagatgaggccagTGCCTCTGAGAGTGACTCCGATTCAGACTCCAACTCCCATCATTCCTCTGATAAAAATGCAGAGAAGGAGGATGAGGGTGAGgaaaaggaggaaggggaggacaagGATgatgaggaaaaggaggagggggaggacaaggatgaagaggaagaagagggtgaAG CTGACGGAAAGAAAAGCAAAGAGGAGAAACCAAAGGAAAGggcgagagaaagggagaaacaaGAGGAGAAGAAACCCAAGGAGGACCAGCCCCTGAGACCCAGGCCTCTCCACAGGACCTGCTCTTTATTCATGAGGAGCATCGCCCCCACAATCTCCAAGGCCGAGATCATAGCT CTGTGTCGGAGATATCCTGGGTTCATGCGAGTGTGCTTGTCTGATCCCCAACCGGAGCGCAG GTTCTTCCGACGCTGCTGGGTGACGTTTGACCGCAGTGTCAACATCAAGGAGACCTGCTGGAACCTCCAGAACATCAGA CTGCGTGACTGTGAGCTGGCTCCGGGGGTGAACAGAGACCTAGCCCGGAGGGTCCGCAACATCAACGGCATCACTCAGCACAAACAGGTGCTGCGCAATGACATCAAACTGTCAGCCAAACTCATCCACTCTCTGGACGACAGAGGCAGGCTGTGGAGCCAAAAGGCCCGGGGAGATAATGTGTCTGCTGTGGAG ATGGCGGCTCAGAACCCCATCCTGAAGAACATCACTGACTACTTGATAGAGGAGGTGAGcgctgaggaggaggagctactgGGCAGTGTGGGCGGAGCTGATGCAGAGGATGGCAGCAAGGAGGGGAACCCAGCTGAGATCACTGTGGAGAGGGATGACACGCTGGTCAAG GTGTTGGACCGTCTTCTCTTCTACCTGCGTATTGTCCATTCCATtgactactacaacaactgcgaGTACCCCAGCGAGGATGAGATGCCCAACCGCTGTGGCATGATCCATGTGCGTGGGCCCATCCCTCCCAACCGCATCACACACGGGGAAG TGTTGGAGTGGCAGAAGACATTTGAGGAGAGGCTGAGCCCCCTATTCAGTGTGAAGGAGAAGCTATCAGAGGAGGAGGCAGGCAAGATGGGCCGAAAGGACCCGGAGCATGAGGTGGAGAAGTTTGTGTCGGCAAACACCCAGGAGCTGGGCAAGGACAAGTGGCTCTGCCCCCTCAGTGGCAAGAAGTTCAAG GGCCCAGAGTTTGTGCGCAAGCACATCCTGAACAAACACGGGGACAAAATTGATGAGGTGAAAAAGGAGGTGGTGTTTTTCAATAACTTCCTCATGGATGCCAAGCGACCTTCCCTCCCGGAGATGAAGCCACCTCCTCCGCCTGGCCCAGGACAGG gaGTTCTTTCTCCAGGCATGCCCTTCCCTCCCCAGGGCCTCATGGGCTTCGGTCCCGGCCAGCCTCGTCCTCCTGTCATGGGTTACGGAG GTGGACCTCCTTACCCACCAAACCAGTATGGGGGCGGTCGGGGTAACTATGACAACTTCCGTGGACAGGGTGGTGGCTACCCTGGTAAACCCCGCAACAACAG AATGTCTCGGGGAGATCCACGCAACATCATTGAATACCGTGACCTGGATGCACCTGATGACATGGACTTCTTCTAG
- the LOC139537337 gene encoding serrate RNA effector molecule homolog isoform X2 gives MADSDDEYDRRRRDKFRRERSDNYDRSREREERRRDDWNDRRPSAREWDRGRERRSRGEYRDYERGRRERFSPPRHDMSPQQKRMRRDWDDHGGDPYHGGYDLGYGGGGGPSYAPPQPWGHPDLHLMQPHHGIPIQARLGNIHDMDLGLPPPVMKSFKEFLLSLDDSVDETEAVKRYNEYKIDFRRQQMQDFFLAHKDEEWFRSKYHPDEAGRRKAEAHSGLQNRLNVYIFLMENGWFDTVSLDMEKAQAIMKVLDAAVIKMEGGTDHDLRILELPSEEEEERERADRAAAVGPGTEPPKKEEPKDKNQDNDRKPPADKENGESDACSTEKGANGGGEAAAEESEGEEKGEKELSKKRKRKHSGDSEDEASASESDSDSDSNSHHSSDKNAEKEDEGEEKEEGEDKDDEEKEEGEDKDEEEEEGEADGKKSKEEKPKERAREREKQEEKKPKEDQPLRPRPLHRTCSLFMRSIAPTISKAEIIALCRRYPGFMRVCLSDPQPERRFFRRCWVTFDRSVNIKETCWNLQNIRLRDCELAPGVNRDLARRVRNINGITQHKQVLRNDIKLSAKLIHSLDDRGRLWSQKARGDNVSAVEMAAQNPILKNITDYLIEEVSAEEEELLGSVGGADAEDGSKEGNPAEITVERDDTLVKVLDRLLFYLRIVHSIDYYNNCEYPSEDEMPNRCGMIHVRGPIPPNRITHGEVLEWQKTFEERLSPLFSVKEKLSEEEAGKMGRKDPEHEVEKFVSANTQELGKDKWLCPLSGKKFKGPEFVRKHILNKHGDKIDEVKKEVVFFNNFLMDAKRPSLPEMKPPPPPGPGQGVLSPGMPFPPQGLMGFGPGQPRPPVMGYGGGPPYPPNQYGGGRGNYDNFRGQGGGYPGKPRNNRMSRGDPRNIIEYRDLDAPDDMDFF, from the exons ATGGCGGACAGTGATGATGAATATGATCGCAGAAGGAGAGACAAGTTCCGTCGTGAGAGGAGCGACAACTATGACCGCtcccgagagagagaggaaaggcgTAGGGATGACTGGAATGACA GGCGCCCATCTGCAAGGGAGTGGGACAGGGGCAGGGAGCGGCGTAGCCGGGGGGAGTATCGGGACTACGAGAGAGGTCGCAGGGAGAGGTTCTCCCCACCCAGGCACGACATGAGTCCCCAACAGAAACGCATGAGGAGAGATTG GGATGACCATGGAGGAGATCCCTACCATGGTGGGTATGACTTGGGCTACGGTGGTGGCGGAGGCCCCAGCTACGCCCCTCCACAGCCTTGGGGCCACCCTGACCTTCATCTCATGCAGCCTCACCATGGCATACCCATCCAGGCAAG GCTAGGAAACATCCATGATATGGATCTCGGCCTGCCACCTCCAGTGATGAAGAGCTTTAAGGAGTTCCTTCTGTCCCTTGATGACTCTGTGGATGAGACCGAGGCAGTCAAACGTTATAATGAGTACAAGATAGACTTCCGACGGCAGCAGATGCAGGACTTCTTCCTTGCGCACAAAGATGAAGAGTG GTTCAGATCCAAATACCACCCGGATGAGGCGGGCCGGCGGAAGGCTGAGGCCCACAGTGGCTTGCAGAACCGGCTGAATGTCTACATATTCCTGATGGAGAACGGCTGGTTCGACACCGTCTCCCTGGACATGGAGAAGGCCCAGGCCATCATGAAGGTCTTGGATGCAG CGGTgataaagatggagggagggacagatcaTGACCTGCGTATATTGGAGCTGCCgtctgaggaggaagaggagagggagagagctgacAGGGCGGCAGCTGTTGGTCCTGGAACTGAACCCCCCAAAAAAGAGGAGCCCAAGGATAAGAATCAGGACAATGACCGCAAACCCCCAGCCGACAAAGAGAAT GGGGAGAGTGATGCCTGCAGCACGGAGAAGGGTGCAAACGGTGGTGGTGAAGCAGCAgcagaagagagtgagggagaagagaaaggagaaaaaGAG CTGAGTAAGAAGAGGAAGCGGAAGCACAGTGgagacagtgaagatgaggccagTGCCTCTGAGAGTGACTCCGATTCAGACTCCAACTCCCATCATTCCTCTGATAAAAATGCAGAGAAGGAGGATGAGGGTGAGgaaaaggaggaaggggaggacaagGATgatgaggaaaaggaggagggggaggacaaggatgaagaggaagaagagggtgaAG CTGACGGAAAGAAAAGCAAAGAGGAGAAACCAAAGGAAAGggcgagagaaagggagaaacaaGAGGAGAAGAAACCCAAGGAGGACCAGCCCCTGAGACCCAGGCCTCTCCACAGGACCTGCTCTTTATTCATGAGGAGCATCGCCCCCACAATCTCCAAGGCCGAGATCATAGCT CTGTGTCGGAGATATCCTGGGTTCATGCGAGTGTGCTTGTCTGATCCCCAACCGGAGCGCAG GTTCTTCCGACGCTGCTGGGTGACGTTTGACCGCAGTGTCAACATCAAGGAGACCTGCTGGAACCTCCAGAACATCAGA CTGCGTGACTGTGAGCTGGCTCCGGGGGTGAACAGAGACCTAGCCCGGAGGGTCCGCAACATCAACGGCATCACTCAGCACAAACAGGTGCTGCGCAATGACATCAAACTGTCAGCCAAACTCATCCACTCTCTGGACGACAGAGGCAGGCTGTGGAGCCAAAAGGCCCGGGGAGATAATGTGTCTGCTGTGGAG ATGGCGGCTCAGAACCCCATCCTGAAGAACATCACTGACTACTTGATAGAGGAGGTGAGcgctgaggaggaggagctactgGGCAGTGTGGGCGGAGCTGATGCAGAGGATGGCAGCAAGGAGGGGAACCCAGCTGAGATCACTGTGGAGAGGGATGACACGCTGGTCAAG GTGTTGGACCGTCTTCTCTTCTACCTGCGTATTGTCCATTCCATtgactactacaacaactgcgaGTACCCCAGCGAGGATGAGATGCCCAACCGCTGTGGCATGATCCATGTGCGTGGGCCCATCCCTCCCAACCGCATCACACACGGGGAAG TGTTGGAGTGGCAGAAGACATTTGAGGAGAGGCTGAGCCCCCTATTCAGTGTGAAGGAGAAGCTATCAGAGGAGGAGGCAGGCAAGATGGGCCGAAAGGACCCGGAGCATGAGGTGGAGAAGTTTGTGTCGGCAAACACCCAGGAGCTGGGCAAGGACAAGTGGCTCTGCCCCCTCAGTGGCAAGAAGTTCAAG GGCCCAGAGTTTGTGCGCAAGCACATCCTGAACAAACACGGGGACAAAATTGATGAGGTGAAAAAGGAGGTGGTGTTTTTCAATAACTTCCTCATGGATGCCAAGCGACCTTCCCTCCCGGAGATGAAGCCACCTCCTCCGCCTGGCCCAGGACAGG gaGTTCTTTCTCCAGGCATGCCCTTCCCTCCCCAGGGCCTCATGGGCTTCGGTCCCGGCCAGCCTCGTCCTCCTGTCATGGGTTACGGAG GTGGACCTCCTTACCCACCAAACCAGTATGGGGGCGGTCGGGGTAACTATGACAACTTCCGTGGACAGGGTGGTGGCTACCCTGGTAAACCCCGCAACAACAG AATGTCTCGGGGAGATCCACGCAACATCATTGAATACCGTGACCTGGATGCACCTGATGACATGGACTTCTTCTAG